A window from Gottschalkiaceae bacterium SANA encodes these proteins:
- the pepD gene encoding beta-Ala-His dipeptidase, with protein sequence MNWTEWKEQNRFLQIFEEFSKIPHCSHAEEAVSDWLVESARSWGLEVKQDQKKNVYIRKPASPGYESRPPIILQGHMDMVCEKNAATCHDFQIEGIEMLVDGDWLHAKETTLGADNGIAVAYMMAILQDKEAKHPTLECMITTEEETGMGGASVIDGSWFTGKAMINLDSEEEGYALVSCAGGLRSEFVLPVEKKEAEEDWKSYRLDVTGLSGGHSGAEIHHGRGNSNQILGRVLGDLLEHFEFGVNAISGGSKMNAIPREATATLKLATDKLESFRSHLGYLESVINEELRGKDQLILKMEPVEEAGQIWTQDSLNRIVSGLTLCPTGVQTMSVNIPGLVESSNNLGVIVTTENSVVFKNAIRSSVGSLKREIANRIDRLATALGGQHQMGSDYPAWEYREDSPMRDILVDVYGKMTGTALKVTAIHAGLECGILARAIPDLDMISIGPDMKDVHTPKEALNLPSAVRTYNFLLNVLENYND encoded by the coding sequence ATGAATTGGACCGAATGGAAAGAGCAGAACCGTTTTTTACAAATTTTCGAAGAGTTTTCAAAGATCCCTCATTGTTCTCATGCTGAAGAGGCAGTGAGCGATTGGCTTGTTGAGTCAGCAAGGAGCTGGGGACTGGAAGTCAAGCAGGATCAAAAAAAGAATGTATATATTCGAAAACCAGCATCACCCGGATATGAATCTAGACCGCCAATCATTCTTCAAGGCCATATGGATATGGTCTGTGAGAAAAACGCGGCGACTTGTCATGATTTTCAAATTGAGGGAATCGAAATGCTTGTTGATGGGGATTGGCTTCATGCCAAAGAAACGACCCTAGGTGCGGACAATGGTATTGCCGTTGCCTATATGATGGCAATTTTACAAGATAAAGAGGCTAAGCATCCGACTTTGGAATGTATGATAACAACAGAAGAAGAAACAGGAATGGGTGGCGCAAGCGTTATTGACGGATCCTGGTTTACAGGCAAGGCTATGATTAACTTGGATTCTGAAGAGGAAGGCTATGCCTTGGTGTCTTGTGCTGGCGGATTAAGAAGTGAATTTGTACTTCCCGTTGAAAAAAAAGAAGCGGAAGAAGACTGGAAAAGCTATCGACTGGATGTGACGGGATTAAGCGGTGGCCACTCTGGTGCCGAGATTCATCACGGACGAGGGAATTCCAATCAAATTTTGGGCCGTGTATTAGGCGATCTGCTTGAACACTTTGAATTTGGGGTAAATGCTATTTCTGGTGGCAGCAAGATGAATGCGATTCCTCGCGAGGCTACTGCGACCTTGAAATTGGCTACTGATAAATTGGAATCATTCAGAAGCCATTTGGGTTATTTGGAATCTGTAATCAATGAAGAACTCCGTGGAAAAGATCAGCTGATCTTGAAAATGGAGCCTGTGGAAGAAGCAGGACAAATTTGGACCCAAGACAGCTTGAATCGGATTGTTTCCGGTCTCACCCTTTGTCCAACCGGGGTGCAAACCATGAGTGTTAATATTCCTGGACTAGTGGAAAGTTCAAATAATCTGGGGGTTATCGTGACCACAGAGAATTCGGTTGTTTTTAAGAATGCAATTCGCTCTTCTGTGGGAAGTTTAAAGCGGGAGATTGCAAACAGAATCGATCGACTGGCCACAGCATTGGGTGGTCAACATCAGATGGGAAGCGACTATCCCGCATGGGAATACCGGGAAGATTCGCCGATGCGCGACATTTTGGTTGACGTTTATGGTAAAATGACCGGGACCGCTTTAAAGGTTACAGCAATTCATGCAGGATTGGAGTGCGGTATTCTCGCAAGAGCGATACCTGATCTTGATATGATTTCGATTGGACCCGATATGAAGGACGTTCATACGCCTAAGGAAGCACTCAATCTTCCTTCTGCGGTTAGAACCTATAATTTTTTGCTCAATGTGTTAGAAAACTATAATGATTAA